A genomic stretch from Bradyrhizobium sp. 195 includes:
- a CDS encoding phosphatase PAP2 family protein, with the protein MNRTGLFIALALWLVIGVVFGLYPELDLKLASLFFDPQTKTFPLKLNDWAGFARDAAMWVAWAFVLPSLVALLVKMIRPDRPLMVSGRAIVFLLVTIILSAGILTNLTFKTYWGRPRPVVVTEFAGEQQFVPWWDPRGGCARNCSFFSGEGATAFWTLAPAALAPPAWRPLAYAGAIIFGAVTSGLRMAFGGHFFTDVSIAGLVTFVVIWFAYALIYRWPRTRFSDEAVDAALTRLNMPAYRLRQRLFGRKTGPEPSV; encoded by the coding sequence ATGAACCGTACCGGACTCTTCATCGCCCTGGCGCTGTGGCTCGTAATCGGCGTCGTTTTCGGCCTCTATCCCGAGCTCGATCTCAAGCTCGCGTCGCTGTTCTTCGATCCCCAAACGAAAACCTTTCCGCTCAAGCTGAACGACTGGGCAGGCTTCGCGCGTGATGCTGCGATGTGGGTGGCCTGGGCCTTCGTGCTGCCGTCGCTTGTGGCGCTCTTGGTCAAGATGATCAGGCCCGACCGGCCGTTGATGGTGTCGGGGCGCGCGATCGTGTTCCTGCTGGTCACGATCATTCTGTCTGCCGGCATTCTCACCAACCTCACCTTCAAGACCTATTGGGGCCGGCCCCGGCCGGTTGTGGTGACCGAGTTCGCCGGCGAACAGCAATTCGTGCCATGGTGGGATCCGCGCGGCGGCTGCGCGCGCAACTGCTCGTTCTTCTCGGGCGAGGGCGCGACCGCGTTCTGGACGCTGGCGCCGGCCGCGCTCGCCCCGCCGGCGTGGCGGCCGCTCGCCTATGCCGGCGCAATCATCTTTGGCGCCGTCACCAGCGGGCTGCGCATGGCCTTCGGCGGGCACTTTTTCACCGATGTCTCAATTGCCGGCCTCGTCACCTTCGTCGTGATCTGGTTCGCCTACGCGCTGATTTACCGCTGGCCGCGGACGCGGTTTTCCGACGAGGCCGTCGATGCCGCCCTGACCCGGCTGAACATGCCCGCCTACCGGCTCCGCCAGCGCCTGTTCGGCCGCAAGACCGGTCCCGAGCCGTCGGTTTGA
- the argG gene encoding argininosuccinate synthase, whose translation MTTILKSLPKGEKVGIAFSGGLDTSAALLWMKQKGARCYAYTANLGQPDEADYNEIPRKAMEFGAEKARLVDCRTQLVHEGIAAIQSGAFHISTGGITYFNTTPLGRAVTGTMLVAAMKEDGVNIWGDGSTFKGNDIERFYRYGLLTNPGLKIYKPWLDQQFIDELGGRAEMSAFMTAQGFAYKMSAEKAYSTDSNLLGATHEAKDLESLDSGIKIVNPIMGVPFWRDDCAVKAEKVVVRFEEGQPVALNGQTFPDPVALFLEANAIGGRHGLGMSDQIENRIIEAKSRGIYEAPGMALLHIAYERLVTGIHNEDTIEQYRISGMRLGRLLYQGRWFDSQALMLRETAQRWVARAVTGEVTLELRRGNDYSILNTESPNLTYAPERLSMEKVEDAAFSPADRIGQLTMRNLDIADTRTKLKLYSDTGLLSGSEGSQIFRLESDKG comes from the coding sequence ATGACCACGATCCTGAAAAGCCTGCCCAAGGGTGAGAAAGTCGGCATCGCTTTTTCGGGCGGCCTCGACACCTCTGCAGCGCTGCTCTGGATGAAGCAGAAGGGCGCGCGCTGCTACGCCTACACCGCCAATCTCGGCCAGCCCGATGAGGCCGACTACAACGAGATCCCGCGCAAGGCGATGGAGTTCGGCGCCGAGAAGGCCCGGCTGGTCGATTGCCGCACGCAGCTGGTCCACGAAGGCATCGCCGCGATTCAGTCGGGCGCCTTCCACATCTCGACCGGCGGCATCACCTATTTCAACACCACCCCGCTCGGCCGCGCCGTCACCGGCACCATGCTGGTCGCGGCGATGAAGGAAGACGGCGTCAACATCTGGGGCGACGGCTCGACCTTCAAGGGCAACGACATCGAGCGCTTCTACCGCTACGGCCTCCTCACCAATCCGGGCCTGAAGATCTACAAGCCCTGGCTCGACCAGCAGTTCATCGACGAGCTCGGCGGCCGCGCCGAGATGTCGGCGTTCATGACGGCGCAGGGCTTTGCCTACAAGATGAGCGCCGAGAAGGCCTATTCGACCGACAGCAATCTGCTCGGCGCCACGCACGAGGCCAAGGATCTCGAAAGCCTCGACAGCGGCATCAAGATCGTCAACCCGATCATGGGCGTGCCGTTCTGGCGCGACGACTGCGCCGTCAAGGCCGAGAAGGTCGTGGTGCGTTTCGAGGAGGGCCAGCCGGTTGCGCTCAACGGCCAGACCTTCCCCGATCCCGTCGCGCTGTTCCTGGAAGCCAATGCGATCGGCGGCCGCCACGGCCTCGGCATGAGCGACCAGATCGAGAACCGCATCATCGAGGCCAAGAGCCGCGGCATCTATGAAGCGCCCGGCATGGCGCTGCTGCACATCGCCTATGAGCGCCTCGTCACCGGCATCCACAACGAGGACACGATCGAGCAGTACCGCATCAGCGGCATGCGCTTGGGACGCCTGCTCTATCAGGGCCGCTGGTTCGACTCGCAGGCCCTGATGCTGCGCGAGACCGCGCAGCGCTGGGTCGCGCGCGCCGTCACCGGCGAAGTCACGCTCGAGCTGCGCCGCGGCAACGATTATTCGATCCTCAACACCGAGAGCCCGAACCTCACCTATGCGCCTGAAAGACTCAGCATGGAGAAGGTCGAGGACGCCGCGTTCTCTCCGGCCGACCGCATCGGCCAGCTCACCATGCGCAATCTCGACATCGCCGATACCCGCACCAAGCTGAAGCTCTACAGCGACACCGGCCTGCTCTCGGGCAGTGAAGGCTCGCAGATCTTCCGACTGGAGAGCGACAAGGGCTGA